The Amaranthus tricolor cultivar Red isolate AtriRed21 chromosome 6, ASM2621246v1, whole genome shotgun sequence genome has a segment encoding these proteins:
- the LOC130815313 gene encoding 1-aminocyclopropane-1-carboxylate oxidase-like: MEKFPIVDMEKLNGDERNVVMEKIKDACENWGFFEVVNHPISTELLDTVEKMTKDHYKKCMEQKFKEMVALKGLENAQSEINDIDWESTFFLRHRPTSNIADIPDLDDEYRKVMKEFAGEIEKLAEQLLDILCENLGLEKGYLKKAFVGANGPTFGTKVSNYPACPKPNLIKGLRAHTDAGGIILLFQDDKVSGLQLLKDDQWVDVPPMKHSIVINLGDQLEVITNGKYKSIMHRVIAQTDGNRMSIASFYNPGSDAVIYPAPELLEKQEEKNPAYPKFVFEDYMKLYAGLKFQEKEPRFEAMKAMESTLNLGPIATA, encoded by the exons ATGGAGAAATTCCCAATTGTTGATATGGAAAAACTCAATGGTGATGAGAGAAATGTTGTTATGGAGAAAATCAAAGATGCTTGTGAGAATTGGGGCTTTTTCGAG GTGGTAAACCATCCCATATCAACTGAATTATTGGACACTGTAGAAAAGATGACAAAAGATCATTACAAGAAGTGCATGGAACAAAAGTTTAAGGAGATGGTGGCACTTAAAGGTTTAGAAAATGCTCAGTCTGAAATCAATGACATAGACTGGGAAAGTACCTTCTTCCTTCGCCATCGTCCTACCTCTAACATCGCCGATATCCCTGATCTTGACGATGAATACAG GAAGGTGATGAAGGAATTTGCAGGAGAAATAGAGAAGCTAGCAGAGCAACTCTTAGATATACTTTGTGAGAACCTTGGGCTAGAAAAAGGGTATTTGAAGAAAGCCTTTGTTGGAGCCAATGGGCCCACTTTTGGGACAAAGGTTAGCAACTATCCAGCATGTCCTAAACCAAACCTTATTAAGGGTCTTAGGGCCCACACTGATGCCGGTGGGATCATCCTCCTCTTCCAAGATGATAAAGTTAGTGGGTTGCAGCTCCTCAAAGATGATCAGTGGGTTGATGTTCCACCTATGAAACACTCTATTGTCATCAACCTGGGAGACCAACTTGAG GTTATAACAAATGGAAAGTACAAGAGTATAATGCATCGGGTAATAGCACAAACGGACGGTAACAGGATGTCAATAGCCTCATTCTACAACCCCGGTAGCGACGCCGTGATCTACCCGGCACCGGAGTTGCTCGAAAAACAAGAAGAGAAGAACCCGGCCTACCCGAAATTCGTGTTTGAGGACTACATGAAGTTGTATGCTGGGCTTAAGTTCCAAGAGAAAGAGCCAAGATTTGAAGCCATGAAGGCAATGGAAAGCACACTCAATTTGGGACCAATAGCAACTGCTTAA